The Cyclobacteriaceae bacterium DNA segment TCAGCCTTTGAAATAAGTTGGAAGAAATTTACAGGTGATTCGATCGTTGAATTCGATGCTTTTCATTTGTGCACGAAAGTGAAATGGGCGGTGGAGTGCAAGCGAAAAGACAGAATAAATTCAGATGATTTGGGTGGAAGCATTAAAAGTCTCCAAAAGAAGGCATACGATAAGAACCCTGATTCTCCGTTATGCATTTTTGTAGACGCTAACCTTCGAGATGCTGAATTTTTGAAAAGTGGATTAGATCAAATGATCGAACAAAAACTTACACCAAAAGGACATCCAGTTGCAATAGTGATAACAAACTTGCTTGACATTTTCAACGAAGGTTGGCCGAAGGTCGGTTATATTATAAGAGGAATTGATTTATATCCAAAAGAATTACTTACTCTTGACTTAAGGATGAAAAACTATCCGCTTGTAGATCATTTACACTATGTGATGGGAAGCTCGGTAATTTAATAACGATCATAGCCAGCCCACAACAATGCATATAAATCATGCCGGCAGAATTTGATGATTAATTATTAATTTGGTCTGCCGGCACGCTTTACTTTCGAATGTTAGCCACAATTTACAAATGAACCTGACACCTAAAAGTGACGCTGAAGAATTCAACCGATTTCTATTTGAGGAAATCGATTTAAACTTATATCAGCACAAGTTCTTGAGAGACTTTGTTGAAAAGGCACTACAAGAACAGAGTCCGTTATATAATTCGTCAGTCATCAACGCCAATGACTCTGGTTGGATATTGATTATCCATAGTGAGATGCTTCTTGTCTATGGTCACAATTGGAGTAGTGAACAATTTCAAGAAATCAGTAAAATATTTGATTTAAATAAATACACTAACTTTACTCTTTCGGGTGAGGATGAACTTATTGATGAGCTAATTAACTTTTACAAGCCTAAAAATTCCAAAACAGTAAAATGAAGACTTTTTTATGAGACAAGAAATATAAATGTTTTTAACATTGATGATTTCAGAATTGAACTTGGAACATTTAATCAACTTGAAGAATTAGCGTTGATGCTGCAAGAATATTACCACGAGGAGTATAATGGATTAAATAATAAAGAAATTGAGGAAATGCAGCTAAGAATGTTTCAATTGATTAAAAGTGAGAAAGTTTACGTGCTTTTGAATTCAAATGACCAAATCCTAAGTTTTTGTTCCATAATAGACCCTGATATTGGAATACTCTTTACCAAAAATGATAGCCGTAATAAGGGTTGCGCAAAGATGATTTTGTCTTATTGCTCTAACCTTTTGTTGCAGCGAAATGGTAAGGTATTCCTTATGACTGACCAAGACAAACTTGAATCTAACCTAGTAAGTGCTAAAGTAGGATTTGAGTCATTCTATAAATATAAAATGGTTGAAATAAACTGTGGCTAACAACGGTGGCTGTTGCACAACTACGAAACAAGGTCAGAATGAGTTATTTGAAAAAGTAGTGCATCGCAACATCCCTGCTTGCAGCAGGCAGGCGCTTCGGGAGATACTGCAATAAAGAAAATTTTACAGGATAAAAGAGAACTTTTTTATAAGTTAGAGGTGAGATAGATTTTACTACAGGTATACTAAACATGAAAAACATAATTATTATTCTTCTTCTTGCTCTGAGTGTAAATCTTGCAAATACGCTCTATGCACAAACACCAACCGGAGACCAAAAAATATATGTAAAGCAAACTATTGAATATTTAAAACGTTTAAGTTCGATTTCAGTTATGTGGACTAATAATCCTGAAAACAAGGACTTACGAAAGGAAATGGTGGATTTAGTAAAATCTTATAGTGAAATTAAAAAGAATATTAGTTTTGTTTTGATTGTCGTTGGTTCCGAAAGTGATAGAAAAAGCTTGACTGGATTACTCGATAGCTATGAATCTGATAGAAATGAACTGGTGCGACAATTACTACTATGGAAATATCAGATTAATCCAGTAGAGGGTATGGATATACTTAGGCAACTTGACGAAATTAATGAAGCGTCAAAAGCAATTTTGTCAAACCTTCAGAATGACGAAAATTTAGATGACGCGGTCTCTGTACTTCTTAGCCAAGATGAGGCAGAGAATAGAATTACGCCTTTATCGAAAGATACAATAGATAAACTGGTGAAACTTAAGATTAATTAAGTGATAACGCCCTGCGGCAAAAATTTTCGTACCACGCAGAGTGTTCTACAAGGCACTCTGCGCCAGGTGTTATAGAGTTATTAAAACAGAGCATAGCAGCGTCCTCTTCGAGAGACACTGCGAAGAAGAAAGGGTCGTTACGAATCAAAAGACACTTTTAGATTTTTTTAAATTCTATTCTTTGGAACATACCCTACAGCTTTAGCGAGTTCGGGATTGTCCTTTAAAAACTGTGCAAACTGCTGGACATTATCGAAGTAGTTAGATCCCCTTGAGTGGTCATCCTCCCAATACAATTCTATTTTAATAGTCTTAACGTTTTTTACTGGAACCTTAGGCATGGTGGCAAGTAAAGCCGTACAGTATATTAAGTCAAATTCACCTGTCACAAGCTGGCAGGTTTACTTTTGCCTAGCATTCTAACTTCTAACCTGGTAGTAGGTTCTTGTTGCTCCGTACTCTGGGTTGCCGTAGTTAAAGAGTCTCCGAACAGACTCTTGAGCCGTGTATGTAACTCTTTTCCGGTTATGGTTTGATTTTCTTCCATCACCCTTTTGTTGAGTTGTTTTACCATCTCCTGCGTTGTCTGTTTTCCACCCATATTGGGCTTTGTTGATTTCTTCATTATCATAAATATAGTAAATTCATAGCATCAACTAAACCCCGGAATTTTATGGAGAATATCGAAAGATTGAAAGACAGTAATTATGATGTTTTTCTTCATTAATGAGTCTGACTATGGACAACAATAGGCTATTAGCAACCATACTTGATGTTCTTATTGATATAAGAAAAGAAGGAAAGTCTGAAGAACAAATAGATAAAATTTTGAAAACTTTAGATGTGTCCGCTTAATCAGTATACGGTAATTGAAATGCAGCAGCTCCGTTCTCCTAAACCTCAAACCCACTTTTCCTCAAATAATACAGGTGCTGGCGTGACATGTGCAACAGCATTTCTTTTTCCGTCATGGGAATGTCGCGGTTAAAGCTCCCCACAATCACATCGATTTCGTTGCGTTCGTAAGCCTGCTTTTCAGTATTATACAAATACGTGGTGCACGTGCCGGTGTTGAATTCTTCCATATCATTCCAGTATGATTTTCCTTCTTCCCGCATTTGCCGCAACACCTCTTTGGCCAGTTCTGGTCCGCACAGGTCTTTGTTTACCTGCTCTCCTAAAATTTGTTTAAACACATCCTCCTGATCCATGGGCTCTTGTTCACCTACTGTAAAGGCCTTTTCCCATTCCGTGTCCTCTTCATCCCTACGCTTTTCATTTTCGTACCCGTACAACAGTTGGTTCCACGCCATGTTGGTCAAAATCGATTTCTGAAGAATCACATCCGAGGCCTGGTTGATGGCTACGTAAATGTGGGTTTCATATTCCGGGGTTTGTCGTCTGTATAAAATCCACACCAGTATGTTGAACACCGAAGTGAAGACCAATCGTACGTAGCGTGGTAAAACACTGTCCCAATTTTGATTCTGCAGGGGTTGCATGCAGGTATGCAGCATGGGTGTTAAGGTAGCATCACTTTTCATGACCGGTATGGGATTACCGGTAGTTTTTTCTTTTGCTGCAGCATAGCTTCGTTCAATTTTCTCCAGCGCCCGCATGGGAAAGCCGGCATCAATTTTTTCAGCCCCGCGTTTCAGCCGGTTTTCATCCGTAATCAGGTCATTCAGTTTTTTGAGGTCTGCCGGGTAGTTATTAAAATGATTTTCCCAAACCGGCATGGCCAGCTTGCTTAGCCGAATGGCAATCTTCAATTGTGCTTCGTCAGAAAGGTTACCACAGAATGTTTCGAGCATGGTGGCGCAGGTCTTTTAAACAAGTTATAGAAACCTGTGATTATTGTCAATGCTTTGCCGTTTCCGCACAGTGATACGGCCAGCGCATGATTTTCAGTTGGTAAAAAAATGATCACACCCAGGAAGGCGTGATCTTTTCTGTTCGAATAATATAATAGTGTCTTAGGCAAACTGCTTTTCACCCACCAGGTTTTCATCAATTACCTGCTTGAATACATGCTTGGGCAGTGCGCCTGGCTGCATGGCAGGTTGGCCTTTTACAGGAATAAATAAAAATGTAGGAATGCTGCGGATACCAAACACGGCCGACAATTCCTGCTCGGCTTCAGTATCTACTTTATAAATCACAATTTTTCCTTCGTATTCCTTACCCAATTCTTCCAGAATAGGCGACACCATTTTGCACGGTCCGCACCAATCGGCATAAAAATCGATAATGGCAGGTAAGGTGCCTTTATAGTTCCATTCCTTGTCGGTTTCGTAGTTGAAAACCTTGTTTTTAAATTCTTCGGTAGTCAGTTTGATTGTCATGATACTGGTTTTGTGGTACAAAGGTCGTGGTGAAGAATAATGAGTTTAGTGATTTGGATCACAGAGTGAATCAAACACGTACGACATCAATCAACGAACAGTAATGATCCTGAAAAGATTCAGGGAAAAGAAAACCGGAAGCTTTTGCTTGTGAGCAAAAGGCCTCCGGCTATTATCTTCAGTTAATTTTATTCCTTAATCAATGAACTTCCTCCCGTTACCGTTGGGTGAACATCCGGATTGCCCGTGTAGCGCACACTGCTCGCGCCACTCACAATTACGTCCAATTGGTTGCTTACCGATACGCGCGCTGTGCTGGCACCTGATACGTCAAGCCACACATCTTCTGCTGAAAAATTTTGGGCTTTCAACTCGCTGGCACCCGATACCGTGGCGTGTAACATGGTGCCGGTTCCCAACAGATCAAGTTTGGATGCGCCTGAAAGGTTTAGTTTGACATCGGAAAAACCAGGATATACCTTGCTGACCGATGCACCGGAAAGCGTCAATTCAAATTCTTCTTCACGCTCAAAACCCTGTACATCCGAAATACTGGCGCCAGAAAAGTTTGCACCGACCAAATCGGGCATGGTAATGTGAATGGTGGTGGTGTGTCTGCGGTTGGCGTGGCGATCATAATAGGCCACGAGTGTGGATCCGTTTTTAAATACCACCAGGTCATCAAGGTTGCGTACATCACCGGTAGCTTCTATCGAGAACGTGGCACCTTGCCTAACGATAATGGTGAAGGCGCTGCCCATTTCGAGGCGGTTAAAGTCTTCAACTGTAAAGGTGCGCTCACCGTATTGTAAGGGGCCGGGGTCGTCAATGGCACAGCCGGTAAAAATTTGGGCGCTGGTAAATAAGGTTAGGATAAGGATGGGGTTTTTCAGATTTGTTTTCATAAAGGGTAATAGTGTTCAATTTGTGGGTATGACAACTGATTATAGGTTTACCCCCATCTGGTGTAAATTTTTTTCTAAATAAATTATTGAGGAGTGGGGTTGGATAGGTACTGCTGATATACGGGCAGTATTAGATTAGGTTTTTCCTGCATTCAAAAAAAAATATGCCTTGGTCGTAGGGGTGCCTTCGTTTTCACTTGTCATGGTATCAAAAAAAACACAAATACCATGAAAAAGACAGCAATCCTCATTATTACCTTGTTTACCGCAGTACTAACCTATGCCCAATCCGATATTCAAACCGTTTTTAACAGCACCCGCGTTACCGGCTATGGTGCTATAACCAACAAGTTTACCTCCATACGTGGCCAGTTCGCCAACATGACGGGTGGCTATGGCGGGGTGTTCATCAACCGTAAGGTGATGCTTGGTTTGGGTGGGTTTGCCACCACCAACAACATTTCAGTGCCTGCAGAATTTAGTGGAGCACCGGGTTTACCATTGAGTTACGGCTATGTGCAGTCGGGTATGGTAACCGAGTGGGTGGTGGGTTCTAACAAACCCGTTCACCTGGTGTTGTCGATGTTTGCCGGTGCCGGTTTTTCGTATCAGTACGAACATTGGGCACACGCTGATTACAACTGGGAAGGATCGCACGGCATTTACGATCAACAGTGGTCGTTTGTGATGGAGCCGGGTGCACAGTTGGAAATCAATTTGTTCCGTTGGATGCGCATGAGCCCCGGCATCAGCTACCGTAGCGCCCACAACAGTGATGGAAGTGGGTTAAGCGACAAAGACCTGAGCGACTGGAGTTATAATTTTACGCTGAAGTTTGGGAAGTTTTAATTCTGATTATTTCAATCGTGATTCAATATTAAAAGATTTGGGTCACGATTTTTTTTTGTAAGTTAACGGGGCGCAAACGCCTGCTGTTTTTGGCTGGTTAGTAAGTTTGAAAATTATTGTCCCTAAACTTTCAAAGAATGAAAAAGAGAATTTGCCTGATTTCAATTTACCTGCTTGGATGTTGGACTGCTGCATTAAGCCAGACACATTTTGTTTCGTTGAGTAATCAAAAAGTTGATTTTGTAAACAGGGCTTTTCATGTGATCAAAGTTGTGGATGAGCGTTCGGATAAATCCACTATTGGCTTTGCGCAAAAAGGCATGATGAATGTGATGGTTGATGCGAATTTTGTAAATCCACTTGAAAAGGAGTTAATGGATTTTCTGAGTTCAAACCTCAATCAAACCGGACCAAAAATTCATTTGATAATCAGAACACTTAAAATTTCAGAAAAGACTGGATTTTCGAAAGAGCGTGGATTCTGTGAATTATCTGTGAGCTTCTTACTGGAAAATGAATCGCAGATGATACAATGTGCTGCAAACCTCAACTACCACAGAGGTAAGTGGGATGGATGTAACCAATAAGCATCCAAAGAATATTGCAGATGCATTCAAAGTATGCTTCGATAAGTTTGCAAATATTGATTTATCAAATGTTCAAAATTTCATTGCCTTGTCGTCTGAAGGATTAGCTACAAAGGTCCCTGATTCCGTTTTATATGACTATCCGATTTTTAAAGAGCCTATTAAGGATGGTATTTATGCTTCATATGAGGAATTAAAAGTGAATTCCCCTTCTGTTATTGAAGACTTTGTTTTGGATAAAAAGCCAAGACTCAATGAACCATGGACAGGTACATTTGAAATTATTCCAAGATTTAAAGATACGGGTAAAAAAGTAAGAAAGGTATGGGGAATTGCTCATGAAGGGCAAGTCTATGTCTATCATCAGAAGGATTTTTTTCCGTTGATCATTCAAGATTACGAATTATACTTTTATGGGTATGGGGTTCCAGATAGTGGAAGTATAACGACCGGAGCGTTTATTGGTGGATTGATTGGGGCAGGAATTGCTTCAGGGATTGAAAATTCAAATGCAAAAAGACAAAAAGTTAAGTACTTTCTTGACCCCAATACAGGTGGCCAGGCTCAAACAATTTTAGAAGTTGAAGTAAAATAAACAGTAGTGTATATTATACACCGCTAATTTTCTTCACTCCCCAACTGAAATCCAAGCTTGGGTTTATTGCTGCGCAGTTCTTTAATTTCAAATTCCTGCACATCAGCAAAGATTACCGTTTCCATTAGTTCCGGTGTGCGGTCTTCTTTTTTCATGGCCGCTAAACGCAGGTGTTGATTTTTAACCGCCTCACCAATGGTTTGCCGCACGGCACGTGCATTGCCAAAGTGTTGGTCGCGGTGACTGAACAAAAATTCAAAATAATTTTTCAGGTGTTCGGCTGCGGCTGCATCGGGCTGTACATCTTCTTTCTTGAACATAGACATGCCAATGGCAAACATTTCTTCAGGAGAATAATCGGGAAACTCAAAATATTTATCGAACCGTGACCGCAACCCCGGATTCGACTGGATAAACTCATGCATGTTTCCGGTATAGCCGGCTACAATTACCCCAAACTTGCCACGGAAATCTTCCATGCGTTTTAAAATCACCTGAACAGCTTCCGCACCAAAATCGTAGGTACTGCCTTTTCCTTGTGCCAATGCGTAGGCTTCATCAATGAATAAAATGCCGCCCATGGCTTCGGTTACTTTCTCGGCAGTTTTAATGGCAGTCTGCCCCACATAGCCGGCCACCAATCCTTCACGATCCACTTCCACCAGGTGCCCTTTTTCCAAAATGCCCAGTCCTTTATAGATTTTTGAAAGCAAGCGGGCTACCGTTGTTTTACCCGTTCCGGGATTTCCGGTAAACACGGTGTGTAACGAGAATTTGCTCAACACATCTTTTCCGGTTTCCTGGTAAAACTTTACCAACTGCACCATCTCGTTCACTTCGTGCTTGATGTTGGTGAGCCCGGTGAGGGCATTCAATTCGTTAAGGCTTTCATACAAGAGGTTTTCACGCTCTTTGTTCTAACAGGAGATGAGCCAGCCTGCTTAACACTTTTTACAATGTGTTCAACACCGGTAATAATGGACACATCACCTTCTTCTGCAATGTCGCCCACATCAAATGGAACGGTGGCCAATAATGTATCAAGGTAAACAACTTCCAACGTATACTTGTCGTTGCCCCAGCGGCCCGGTGTTTCGCCACCCCAACCGGGAAAAATGATTTCGGTTTTTCCCATGGTGCTGGAAGAAACAAAGGTGAAGTATTCATGCGTTCCTTTTAGTTGTCCGGCATCGTTATAAAAATTGAAAAAGATTTCGGCATAGTAACCCTTGGGCAAGTTGTTTCTGAATTTGAATTCGCACCATACAAAACGCGTCTCGGCTTGCCGGAATTTGGTCAGGTATTTTTTTTCAGGCAGGGTGGATGCCTGACCATCGCCCTCAAACAGTTTAATCGACTCAATGGTGAAATGTGGATTTTGCTCGGTCATGGCTTTGCCCGTATCCACAATGTAGAATTTGCGTTCACCAACTTTTACATCGTCAATGTAACCTTCCCAAACGTAATCACCCTCCAGCCAATAGGCGCCAACCTGTGCATTTCCCCACGACTGCCTTATGTACACAATGTTTTCATCTTTTTCGATGGTGCGTTTCACTTCCAGGTTGCACAATTCATTTTTCTGACTGCCATTCAGGTGAAAGCATTTCAGTCGGATAGAGGTTTCCCAGTTGGCTTCATCAAACAGTTTGTTGAAAAAGGAAAACTCCACACGCATGTATGTGGTTTCAAACCGGTCGAACACCC contains these protein-coding regions:
- the trxA gene encoding thioredoxin; amino-acid sequence: MTIKLTTEEFKNKVFNYETDKEWNYKGTLPAIIDFYADWCGPCKMVSPILEELGKEYEGKIVIYKVDTEAEQELSAVFGIRSIPTFLFIPVKGQPAMQPGALPKHVFKQVIDENLVGEKQFA
- a CDS encoding head GIN domain-containing protein; this translates as MKTNLKNPILILTLFTSAQIFTGCAIDDPGPLQYGERTFTVEDFNRLEMGSAFTIIVRQGATFSIEATGDVRNLDDLVVFKNGSTLVAYYDRHANRRHTTTIHITMPDLVGANFSGASISDVQGFEREEEFELTLSGASVSKVYPGFSDVKLNLSGASKLDLLGTGTMLHATVSGASELKAQNFSAEDVWLDVSGASTARVSVSNQLDVIVSGASSVRYTGNPDVHPTVTGGSSLIKE
- a CDS encoding AAA family ATPase, whose protein sequence is MYESLNELNALTGLTNIKHEVNEMVQLVKFYQETGKDVLSKFSLHTVFTGNPGTGKTTVARLLSKIYKGLGILEKGHLVEVDREGLVAGYVGQTAIKTAEKVTEAMGGILFIDEAYALAQGKGSTYDFGAEAVQVILKRMEDFRGKFGVIVAGYTGNMHEFIQSNPGLRSRFDKYFEFPDYSPEEMFAIGMSMFKKEDVQPDAAAAEHLKNYFEFLFSHRDQHFGNARAVRQTIGEAVKNQHLRLAAMKKEDRTPELMETVIFADVQEFEIKELRSNKPKLGFQLGSEEN